The following coding sequences lie in one Megalodesulfovibrio gigas DSM 1382 = ATCC 19364 genomic window:
- a CDS encoding efflux RND transporter permease subunit, with amino-acid sequence MELIRTSIQRPVSVFVGVILAVLFGVIALGKMPIQLSPTVIEPEITVTTTWTGATPYEVEREIIEEQEKVLKGIPGLMTMESDSFNGQGEITLRFRLGTDIDSALLRVSNKLNEVPQYPDNVDRPVISATGAATSPIIWMVLKTLPENTTHIDTYRTYFEEEVRQYLERVPGVADLFVFGGTEREMHVVVDPVRLAAHQLTIEDIINVLRVENINVSAGNLEVGRRDFRIRTTAQYQSPKEIEGVVITSTGQRRISIADVAEVRIGYEKPTVAMLHDGTNGIVCGIKPEPAANVLAVTDAMEVVVKELNEGPLKERGLFWDWSYDQRPYIRGAIDLVKQNILIGSVLAVLVLLVFLRSISATVVVGLAIPVSVIGTFLVMQLLGRTLNVVSLAGISFASGMLVDNAIVVLENIVRHRAMGKPAFQAAYDGASEVWGAVLASTLTTVAVFLPVIFMENEAGQLFKDITIAIVASVSLSIIVSLTVIPMFSSRLFALVGTRGPSISSGVISRLGEGITNIFMAVVGLSIANWFTRLVTIALLAGTSIAITVVYFPKLEYLPQGNRNLLINLLIPPPGLSVSERMDIGHQIWTKINPRFKKDSYEGLPGVATLFYVGAPQISLFGVISTQETNAPALIPFLNGVIRSIPGMYGVSLQAGIFESRIGTGRTIDVDFSGNNLDALVMAAGAGYGAIMQAIPGSQVRPQPSLELLYPEVSLEPLRDRLRAAGLTATELGHAVDVLMDGRKVGEFKREGEKKIDLTLKASQQDVDTPEALYTSLLATRQGQVVPVSSLATMVESSGINQIRHLERQRTMSLQVTPPPEVPLQQAMETIQQGIIPGLKEKGLLKGVTHRLSGAADKLAEAGASMQWNFLLALIITYLLMAALFDNFIYPFVIMLTVPLATGGGFLGLRLVNFLAPQPLDIVTMLGFVILVGVVVNNAILVVHQSLNFMREAGMPPRDAVLESVRTRLRPIYMTAATSVFGMLPLAVMPGPGSELYRGLGAVVLGGLACATVFTVFMVPALLMFFLWMEKGKPGAPGAGGGLSA; translated from the coding sequence ATGGAACTCATCCGTACTTCCATCCAGCGGCCCGTGTCCGTCTTCGTCGGCGTCATCCTCGCGGTGCTGTTCGGCGTTATCGCCTTGGGCAAGATGCCCATCCAGCTTTCGCCCACGGTCATTGAGCCGGAAATTACCGTCACCACCACCTGGACCGGCGCCACGCCGTACGAGGTGGAACGCGAAATCATCGAAGAGCAGGAAAAAGTCCTCAAGGGCATCCCCGGCCTGATGACCATGGAGAGCGATTCCTTCAACGGCCAGGGCGAAATCACCCTCCGGTTCCGCCTGGGCACGGACATTGATAGCGCCCTGCTCCGCGTCTCCAACAAGCTCAACGAAGTGCCGCAGTATCCGGACAATGTGGACCGGCCGGTCATCAGCGCCACGGGCGCGGCCACCTCGCCCATCATCTGGATGGTGCTCAAGACCCTGCCCGAAAACACCACCCACATAGATACCTACCGCACCTACTTTGAAGAGGAAGTGCGGCAGTACCTGGAACGCGTGCCCGGCGTGGCCGACCTCTTCGTTTTTGGCGGCACTGAGCGGGAAATGCATGTGGTGGTGGACCCGGTGCGGCTGGCGGCGCATCAACTGACCATTGAGGACATCATCAACGTCCTGAGGGTGGAGAACATCAACGTCTCTGCCGGCAATCTGGAAGTGGGCCGCCGGGATTTCCGCATCCGCACCACGGCGCAGTACCAGTCCCCCAAGGAGATTGAGGGCGTCGTCATCACCTCCACCGGCCAGCGCCGCATCTCCATTGCGGACGTGGCCGAGGTGCGCATCGGCTACGAGAAGCCCACCGTGGCCATGCTGCACGACGGCACCAACGGCATCGTCTGCGGCATCAAGCCCGAGCCGGCAGCCAACGTCCTGGCCGTTACCGACGCCATGGAGGTTGTGGTCAAGGAATTGAACGAAGGGCCGCTCAAGGAACGCGGCCTGTTCTGGGATTGGAGCTACGACCAACGGCCCTACATCCGCGGGGCCATTGATCTGGTGAAGCAGAACATCCTCATCGGCAGCGTACTGGCCGTGCTGGTGCTGCTGGTGTTCCTGCGTTCCATAAGCGCCACGGTGGTGGTGGGGCTGGCCATTCCCGTGTCCGTCATCGGCACGTTCCTTGTCATGCAGTTGCTGGGCCGCACGCTGAACGTGGTGAGCCTGGCCGGGATTTCCTTCGCCTCCGGCATGCTGGTGGACAACGCCATCGTGGTGCTGGAAAACATCGTGCGCCACCGGGCCATGGGCAAACCGGCATTCCAGGCCGCCTACGACGGCGCCTCCGAGGTGTGGGGCGCGGTGCTGGCCTCCACCCTGACCACCGTGGCGGTGTTCCTGCCTGTGATCTTCATGGAAAACGAGGCCGGGCAGTTGTTCAAGGACATCACCATCGCCATCGTGGCCTCGGTGTCCCTGTCCATCATCGTGTCCTTGACGGTCATCCCCATGTTTTCCTCGCGGCTGTTCGCCCTGGTCGGCACCCGTGGGCCGTCGATCTCGTCGGGAGTCATCAGCCGCCTTGGAGAAGGCATCACCAATATCTTCATGGCCGTGGTGGGGCTGTCCATCGCCAACTGGTTCACCCGGCTGGTCACCATCGCCCTGCTGGCCGGCACGTCCATCGCCATCACGGTGGTGTACTTCCCCAAGCTGGAATACCTGCCCCAGGGCAACCGCAACCTGCTCATCAACCTGCTCATCCCGCCGCCGGGGCTGTCCGTGTCCGAGCGCATGGACATCGGCCATCAGATCTGGACCAAGATCAACCCACGGTTCAAAAAGGACTCCTACGAAGGCCTGCCGGGCGTGGCGACTCTTTTTTATGTGGGGGCGCCGCAAATCAGCCTCTTCGGCGTCATCTCCACCCAGGAGACCAACGCCCCGGCCCTCATCCCGTTCCTGAACGGCGTCATCCGCTCCATCCCCGGCATGTACGGCGTGAGCCTGCAGGCAGGCATCTTCGAAAGCCGCATCGGCACGGGCCGTACCATTGACGTGGACTTCTCCGGCAACAACCTGGACGCCCTGGTGATGGCCGCCGGCGCGGGCTATGGCGCCATCATGCAGGCCATTCCCGGATCCCAGGTGCGGCCGCAGCCCTCCCTGGAACTGCTGTACCCGGAAGTCTCCCTGGAACCCCTGCGCGACCGCCTGCGCGCCGCCGGCCTCACGGCCACGGAACTCGGCCACGCCGTCGACGTGCTTATGGACGGCCGCAAGGTGGGGGAATTCAAGCGGGAAGGGGAAAAAAAGATCGATCTCACCCTCAAGGCCTCACAGCAAGACGTAGACACCCCCGAGGCGCTCTACACCAGCCTGCTGGCCACCCGGCAAGGCCAGGTGGTGCCGGTCTCTTCCCTGGCCACCATGGTGGAAAGTTCGGGCATCAACCAGATCCGCCACCTGGAGCGTCAGCGAACCATGAGCCTGCAGGTGACCCCGCCGCCAGAGGTGCCCCTGCAGCAGGCCATGGAAACCATCCAGCAGGGCATCATCCCCGGCCTGAAGGAAAAAGGCCTGCTCAAGGGCGTGACGCACCGCCTGAGCGGCGCGGCGGACAAGCTGGCCGAAGCCGGCGCCTCCATGCAGTGGAACTTCCTGCTGGCGCTCATCATCACGTACCTGCTCATGGCTGCGCTGTTCGACAACTTCATCTATCCCTTCGTCATCATGCTCACCGTGCCCTTGGCCACGGGCGGCGGATTCCTGGGGCTCAGGCTGGTGAACTTCCTGGCGCCGCAGCCCCTGGATATCGTCACCATGCTGGGCTTCGTCATCCTCGTGGGGGTGGTGGTCAACAACGCCATCCTGGTGGTGCACCAGTCCCTGAACTTCATGCGCGAAGCAGGCATGCCCCCGCGCGACGCCGTGCTGGAAAGCGTGCGCACCCGCCTGCGCCCCATTTACATGACCGCCGCCACCTCCGTGTTCGGCATGCTGCCCCTGGCCGTCATGCCCGGCCCCGGCTCGGAGCTGTATCGCGGCCTGGGTGCGGTGGTGCTGGGCGGGCTGGCCTGCGCCACGGTATTCACCGTGTTCATGGTGCCGGCACTGCTCATGTTCTTCTTGTGGATGGAGAAAGGCAAACCGGGCGCACCCGGCGCGGGAGGGGGATTGTCCGCCTGA
- a CDS encoding LamG domain-containing protein: protein MKRCLVLMLLALLLDGILHPVWGEELSDPVARFTFDGPAMAQGLQRPKPVLLQRAVLGTDRCGRMDSALQLYPVDHALAQVDGFRMGDAVLETFAVAAWIHPRQLRGYRAIVEKFAADNNQRGFRLAVKDGKLRFWWSSTGMVEDPAEYDSVESDGILTPGAWTHVAVSFSHGSVRFFINGEPDVRSSSNVRSIAPGVAPLGIGGNPATTGFLFDGLIDEVTLWDRPLGKDEVAALYAAGGCE, encoded by the coding sequence ATGAAGCGTTGCCTTGTGTTGATGCTCCTGGCCCTGCTGCTTGACGGGATCCTGCATCCCGTATGGGGGGAGGAGCTTTCGGACCCTGTGGCCCGGTTCACCTTTGACGGCCCGGCCATGGCGCAGGGGCTGCAACGGCCCAAACCCGTCTTGCTGCAGCGGGCGGTGCTGGGCACGGACCGCTGCGGCCGCATGGACAGCGCCCTGCAGCTGTATCCTGTGGACCATGCTCTGGCCCAGGTGGATGGCTTTCGCATGGGCGATGCCGTGCTGGAGACCTTTGCGGTGGCGGCCTGGATCCATCCGCGCCAGCTGCGGGGGTATCGCGCCATTGTGGAAAAATTTGCGGCAGACAACAACCAGCGCGGCTTCCGTCTGGCTGTCAAGGACGGCAAGCTGCGGTTCTGGTGGTCGTCCACGGGCATGGTGGAGGACCCGGCCGAGTACGATTCCGTGGAAAGCGATGGCATCCTGACGCCAGGGGCCTGGACGCATGTCGCCGTGAGCTTCAGCCACGGGTCGGTTCGCTTTTTCATCAACGGCGAGCCGGATGTCCGCTCCAGCAGCAATGTGCGGTCCATCGCGCCGGGGGTCGCGCCCCTGGGCATCGGCGGCAATCCCGCCACCACGGGCTTTTTGTTCGACGGGCTCATTGACGAGGTGACGCTCTGGGATCGGCCCCTGGGCAAGGACGAGGTCGCTGCCTTGTACGCAGCAGGAGGGTGCGAGTAG
- a CDS encoding prepilin peptidase, with protein MLFPAVFYSLAPALAAVVGLCVGSFYNVCIARYLSGESIVFPGSKCPVCGHRLRWWENIPLLSFVLLRGRCRGCQGNIHWRYPVVEALNGLWAFLLIHKFPLLPGAEMEWLALWSGYMLIGGILIIVSFIDLELYILPDVYVYPGILLTLAFAFFVVEPFHGAPTFKEALYGAGIGAGVFLALQRLYRLLKGHEGLGTGDIKLMLILGALVGWQGLPMMILVSAFSALLVSAVYMRRQQQGMQTMVPFGPFLSLGAMVYVVAGDLYWELVR; from the coding sequence GTGTTGTTTCCCGCAGTCTTTTATTCGTTGGCCCCCGCGCTTGCCGCGGTGGTGGGCCTGTGTGTAGGCAGTTTTTACAATGTGTGCATTGCCAGATACTTGAGCGGGGAGTCCATCGTCTTCCCCGGCTCCAAGTGTCCTGTTTGCGGGCACAGGCTGCGCTGGTGGGAAAACATCCCGCTGCTCTCCTTCGTGCTGTTGCGCGGCCGCTGCCGCGGCTGCCAGGGAAACATCCACTGGCGCTACCCGGTGGTGGAGGCCCTCAACGGGCTGTGGGCCTTTTTGCTCATCCATAAATTTCCGCTGCTCCCTGGCGCGGAAATGGAGTGGCTGGCCCTGTGGTCCGGTTACATGCTCATCGGCGGCATCCTGATCATCGTCAGCTTCATTGATCTGGAATTGTACATCCTGCCGGATGTGTACGTGTATCCCGGCATCCTGCTCACCCTGGCCTTCGCCTTTTTTGTGGTGGAGCCGTTCCACGGCGCGCCGACCTTCAAGGAAGCGCTGTATGGCGCAGGCATCGGGGCCGGGGTGTTCCTGGCGCTGCAGCGGCTGTACCGCCTGCTCAAGGGGCACGAGGGACTGGGCACGGGCGACATCAAGCTCATGCTCATCCTGGGGGCGCTGGTGGGCTGGCAGGGCCTGCCGATGATGATCCTGGTGTCGGCCTTCAGCGCCCTGCTGGTCAGTGCGGTGTACATGCGCCGCCAGCAGCAAGGCATGCAGACCATGGTGCCCTTCGGCCCATTCCTGAGCCTGGGCGCCATGGTCTACGTGGTGGCCGGGGATTTGTATTGGGAACTGGTGCGGTGA
- the carB gene encoding carbamoyl-phosphate synthase large subunit has translation MPKRTDIKKIMLIGSGPIVIGQACEFDYSGTQACKALREEGYEVVLVNSNPATIMTDPGLAHRTYVEPIDPETVAAIIAKERPDALLPTLGGQTGLNTALAVAEMGVLEQYGVELIGATREAIEKAESRDLFRQAMANIGLKVPVSGIARSMDDVRRLGSEMPFPIIVRPAFTMGGTGGGIAYNMEDLEAICRHGLAASLKSEIMLEESVLGWKEFELEVMRDKNNNCVIICSIENLDPMGVHTGDSVTVAPAQTLTDREYQKMRDAAIAIMGEIGVETGGSNVQFAINPANGDMVIIEMNPRVSRSSALASKATGFPIAKIAAKLAVGYTLDELPNDITRETMASFEPSIDYCVVKIPRFTFEKFPGSQDSLTTSMKSVGEAMSIGRTFKEALQKGLRSLEIGVPGLGKEFCGCAVDKEDILAKIRTPNSRRLLQLRLALKAGLSVEEIHDATKVDPWFLRQFQDLLKVEEELKAFALGGRIHAADPACIALLRKAKEHGYSDRQLATIWKRDPLDIRQLRKEAGVLPTYYLVDTCAAEFEAYTPYYYSTYETGQELNTGTNRKVVILGGGPNRIGQGIEFDYCCCHAAFALKEMGLDAIMVNSNPETVSTDYDTSTRLYFEPLTLEDALNIIDVEKPEGVIVQFGGQTPLNLAVPLKRAGAPILGTDPDSIDRAEDRERFQHMLVKLGLTQPPNGIAFSAEEAKRIARDITYPVVVRPSYVLGGRAMEIVYSDEDLDTYFREALGVSGGRVKENPILVDKFLENAIEFDVDALSDGTDTYVAGIMEHIEEAGIHSGDSACVLPPHTVGSDIIEEIERQTIALARELNVIGLMNIQFALKDGVLFILEVNPRASRTAPFVSKATGVPLPRLATMVMMGKTLKELDPWSMRKGGHVAVKESVLPFHRFPGVDVLLGPEMRSTGEVMGIDSTFGLAYMKSQLAASNRLPSQGKVFISVSDKDKPGIVEPARILKDLGCTILATRGTAEHLKAHGVPCESVLKVYEGRPNITDQIKNREIALAINTVSGKKSIHDSKILRQTTLLYGVPYTTTLAGAKAVALAMKERSGATLGVKSLQEYYDLA, from the coding sequence ATGCCCAAACGCACAGACATCAAGAAAATCATGCTCATCGGCTCGGGGCCCATCGTCATCGGTCAGGCTTGCGAGTTCGACTACTCAGGCACCCAGGCCTGCAAAGCCTTGCGCGAAGAAGGCTACGAGGTGGTCCTGGTGAATTCCAACCCCGCCACCATCATGACCGATCCCGGGCTCGCCCACCGCACGTATGTGGAGCCCATCGATCCGGAAACCGTGGCCGCCATCATCGCCAAGGAGCGTCCGGACGCCCTGCTGCCCACCCTGGGCGGCCAGACCGGCCTGAACACCGCCCTGGCCGTGGCGGAAATGGGCGTGCTGGAACAGTACGGCGTGGAGCTCATCGGCGCCACCCGCGAGGCCATCGAAAAGGCCGAAAGCCGCGACCTCTTCCGTCAGGCCATGGCCAACATCGGCCTCAAAGTGCCGGTTTCCGGCATTGCCCGCAGCATGGACGACGTGCGCCGGCTGGGCTCGGAAATGCCCTTCCCCATCATCGTGCGCCCGGCCTTCACCATGGGCGGCACCGGCGGGGGCATTGCCTACAACATGGAAGACCTGGAAGCCATCTGCCGCCACGGCCTGGCCGCCTCCCTCAAAAGCGAAATCATGCTGGAGGAAAGCGTCCTGGGCTGGAAGGAATTCGAGCTGGAGGTGATGCGCGACAAGAACAACAACTGCGTCATCATCTGCTCCATCGAAAACCTGGACCCCATGGGCGTGCACACGGGCGATTCCGTCACCGTGGCCCCGGCCCAGACCCTGACCGACCGCGAATACCAGAAGATGCGCGATGCCGCCATCGCCATCATGGGTGAAATCGGCGTGGAAACCGGCGGCTCCAACGTGCAGTTCGCCATCAATCCCGCCAACGGGGACATGGTCATCATTGAGATGAACCCCCGCGTCTCCCGCTCCTCGGCCCTGGCATCCAAGGCCACGGGCTTCCCCATCGCCAAGATTGCCGCCAAGCTGGCCGTGGGCTACACCCTGGACGAGCTGCCCAACGACATCACCCGCGAGACCATGGCGTCCTTCGAGCCGTCCATCGATTATTGCGTGGTGAAGATTCCGCGGTTCACCTTCGAAAAATTCCCGGGCTCCCAGGACTCGCTGACCACCTCCATGAAGAGCGTGGGCGAGGCCATGAGCATCGGCCGCACCTTCAAGGAGGCGCTGCAGAAGGGCCTCAGGTCCCTGGAAATCGGCGTGCCCGGCCTGGGCAAGGAATTCTGCGGCTGCGCGGTGGACAAGGAAGACATCCTGGCGAAGATCCGCACCCCCAATTCCCGCCGCCTGCTCCAGCTGCGCCTCGCCCTCAAGGCCGGCCTCAGCGTGGAGGAAATCCACGACGCCACCAAGGTGGACCCCTGGTTCCTGCGCCAGTTCCAGGACCTCCTCAAGGTGGAAGAGGAACTCAAGGCCTTTGCCCTGGGCGGCCGCATCCATGCCGCAGACCCGGCCTGCATCGCCCTGTTGCGCAAGGCCAAGGAACACGGCTACTCCGACCGCCAGCTGGCCACCATCTGGAAGCGCGATCCCCTGGATATCCGCCAGTTGCGCAAAGAAGCCGGCGTGCTGCCCACCTATTATCTGGTGGATACCTGCGCCGCGGAGTTCGAGGCCTACACCCCCTACTACTATTCCACCTACGAGACCGGCCAGGAGCTGAACACCGGGACCAACCGCAAGGTCGTCATCCTGGGCGGGGGCCCCAACCGCATCGGCCAGGGCATCGAGTTCGACTATTGCTGCTGCCACGCCGCCTTCGCCCTGAAGGAAATGGGCCTGGACGCCATCATGGTCAACTCCAACCCCGAAACCGTCTCCACGGACTACGACACCTCCACCCGGCTGTACTTCGAGCCCCTGACCCTGGAAGACGCCCTCAACATCATCGATGTGGAGAAGCCCGAAGGCGTCATCGTCCAGTTCGGCGGGCAAACGCCGCTCAACCTGGCCGTGCCCCTCAAGCGCGCCGGTGCGCCCATCCTGGGCACAGACCCGGACTCCATCGACCGCGCCGAGGACCGCGAACGCTTCCAGCACATGCTCGTCAAGCTGGGCCTCACCCAGCCGCCCAACGGCATTGCCTTCTCCGCCGAGGAAGCCAAACGCATTGCCCGGGACATCACCTATCCCGTGGTCGTCCGCCCCTCGTACGTGCTGGGCGGCCGGGCCATGGAAATCGTCTATTCGGATGAAGACCTGGATACCTACTTCCGCGAGGCCCTGGGCGTCTCCGGCGGCCGGGTGAAGGAAAATCCCATCCTGGTGGACAAGTTCCTGGAAAACGCCATCGAATTTGATGTGGACGCCCTCTCCGACGGCACAGACACCTACGTGGCCGGCATCATGGAGCACATCGAGGAAGCCGGCATCCACTCCGGCGACTCGGCCTGCGTCCTGCCCCCGCACACTGTTGGCAGCGACATCATTGAAGAAATTGAGCGCCAGACCATCGCCCTGGCCAGGGAGCTGAATGTCATCGGCCTGATGAACATCCAGTTCGCCCTGAAGGACGGCGTGCTCTTCATCCTGGAAGTGAACCCCCGCGCCTCGCGCACCGCGCCCTTCGTCTCCAAGGCCACGGGCGTGCCCCTGCCGCGCCTGGCCACCATGGTCATGATGGGCAAGACGCTGAAGGAGCTGGATCCCTGGAGCATGCGCAAGGGCGGCCACGTGGCCGTGAAGGAATCCGTGCTGCCGTTCCACCGCTTCCCCGGCGTGGATGTGCTGCTCGGACCGGAAATGCGCTCCACCGGCGAGGTGATGGGCATCGACTCCACCTTCGGCCTGGCCTACATGAAGAGCCAGCTCGCCGCCTCCAACCGCCTGCCCAGCCAGGGCAAGGTGTTCATCTCCGTCTCGGACAAGGACAAACCCGGCATTGTGGAGCCTGCGCGCATCCTCAAGGATCTGGGCTGCACCATCCTGGCCACCCGCGGCACCGCCGAACACCTCAAGGCCCACGGCGTGCCCTGCGAATCGGTACTCAAGGTGTACGAAGGCCGGCCCAACATCACGGACCAGATCAAGAACCGGGAAATCGCCCTGGCCATCAACACCGTGTCCGGCAAGAAGTCCATCCACGATTCCAAAATCCTGCGCCAGACAACGCTGCTCTACGGCGTGCCGTACACCACCACCCTGGCCGGCGCCAAGGCCGTGGCCCTGGCCATGAAGGAACGCTCCGGTGCGACCCTGGGCGTGAAGAGCCTGCAAGAGTATTATGACCTGGCGTGA
- the purF gene encoding amidophosphoribosyltransferase — MKKEYCGLFGIYNHAEAARMAYFGLYAQQHRGQESAGIATWDGTAIREQRGMGLVPEVFNERHLGKELKGRVAIGHIRYSTTGASLIRNAQPFLARIGGLSIALGHNGNLVNTLELRQELESEGSIFQTTIDSEIFIHLIAKNLGKMTLEEAIIAACGRVKGAYSLLILANNKLFAIKDPNGFRPLALGRVGDSYVLASETCAFDLLEAEFMRPIEPGEMLVIEDKCVRSYQICEPHPRRQCIFELIYFARPDSIVFDETVYNCRKAMGMRLAQEAPVDADFVMPFPDSGIYSAVGYSQASGLPFETAMIRNHYVGRTFIQPSQDMRDFSVRVKINPVKSMIKGKRLLIVDDSIVRGTTIRTRVKKLRELGAREIHMRVTCPPIRFPCFYGIDFSSKGELIAAYNAIDEIARFIGLDSLHYITIEGLLSAVSHPSDYCLACFTGDYPIPPPGQGGKLCLENPVALSW; from the coding sequence ATGAAGAAAGAATACTGTGGCCTGTTCGGGATATACAATCATGCCGAGGCCGCGCGCATGGCGTACTTCGGCTTGTATGCACAACAGCATCGCGGCCAGGAGAGTGCGGGCATCGCCACCTGGGACGGCACCGCCATCCGCGAGCAGCGCGGCATGGGCCTGGTGCCGGAGGTGTTCAACGAGCGCCACCTGGGCAAGGAACTCAAGGGCCGGGTCGCCATCGGGCACATCCGGTACTCCACCACCGGCGCATCCCTCATCCGCAATGCGCAGCCGTTCCTGGCGCGTATCGGCGGATTGTCCATCGCCCTGGGGCACAACGGCAACCTGGTGAACACCCTGGAACTGCGCCAGGAGCTGGAGTCCGAGGGGTCCATCTTCCAGACCACCATCGATTCGGAAATCTTCATCCATCTCATCGCCAAGAACCTGGGCAAGATGACGCTGGAAGAAGCCATCATCGCCGCATGCGGCCGGGTCAAGGGCGCGTACTCCCTGCTCATCCTGGCCAACAACAAGCTCTTCGCCATCAAGGACCCCAACGGCTTCAGGCCCCTGGCCCTGGGCCGCGTGGGCGATTCCTACGTCCTGGCCTCGGAGACCTGCGCCTTCGACCTGTTGGAAGCCGAGTTCATGCGACCCATCGAGCCCGGCGAAATGCTGGTCATCGAAGACAAGTGCGTGCGCAGCTACCAGATTTGCGAACCGCACCCCCGCCGCCAGTGCATCTTTGAACTCATCTATTTTGCCCGGCCGGATTCCATCGTCTTCGACGAAACCGTGTACAACTGCCGCAAGGCCATGGGCATGCGCCTGGCCCAGGAAGCGCCGGTGGATGCCGATTTCGTCATGCCCTTCCCGGATTCCGGCATCTACTCCGCCGTGGGCTACTCCCAGGCCTCGGGCCTGCCCTTCGAAACGGCCATGATCCGCAACCACTACGTGGGCCGCACGTTCATCCAGCCCTCTCAGGACATGCGGGACTTCAGCGTGCGGGTGAAGATCAACCCCGTGAAATCCATGATCAAGGGCAAGCGGCTGCTGATTGTGGACGATTCCATCGTCCGCGGCACCACCATCCGCACCCGCGTCAAGAAACTCCGGGAACTCGGGGCGCGGGAGATCCACATGCGCGTCACCTGCCCGCCCATCCGCTTCCCCTGCTTCTACGGCATCGATTTCTCCTCCAAGGGAGAACTCATCGCCGCCTACAACGCCATCGACGAGATCGCCCGCTTCATCGGGCTGGATTCGCTGCACTACATCACCATCGAAGGGCTGCTCTCCGCCGTCTCGCATCCCAGCGATTACTGCCTGGCCTGCTTCACCGGGGACTATCCCATCCCCCCGCCCGGCCAGGGCGGCAAGCTCTGCCTGGAAAACCCGGTGGCGCTCTCCTGGTAA
- a CDS encoding RNA methyltransferase, giving the protein MSLEFLHIVMVGTKFAENVGSAARACANMGCPNLTLVRPVNWDEDRARSLATGTGQEVLRRMRIVETLEEAVQDMVAVYGATARGGGWRKGILTPAKAAPLIHEVMQQAEPVAILFGPEDRGLTNEETSICSRLVTIPTASEHTSLNVSQAVMVFLYECFVKSPGPVFRPAGPPESRLATHGERETLYVTLQSTLTDMDFLKGDNPDYWMLPVRRFLERTPLRRHEFNLIMGMCRQVQWLLGMKQK; this is encoded by the coding sequence ATGTCTCTTGAATTTTTGCATATCGTCATGGTGGGGACCAAGTTTGCAGAAAACGTGGGCTCCGCGGCCAGGGCCTGCGCCAACATGGGGTGCCCCAACCTGACCCTGGTGCGGCCGGTCAACTGGGATGAGGACCGCGCCCGCTCCCTGGCCACCGGCACCGGCCAGGAGGTGCTGCGGCGCATGCGCATTGTGGAGACGCTGGAAGAGGCCGTGCAGGACATGGTGGCCGTCTACGGCGCCACGGCCCGCGGCGGCGGCTGGCGCAAGGGCATCCTCACCCCGGCCAAGGCAGCCCCGCTCATACACGAGGTGATGCAGCAGGCCGAGCCCGTGGCCATCCTCTTTGGGCCGGAAGATCGCGGCCTGACCAACGAGGAGACCAGCATCTGTTCCCGGCTGGTGACCATCCCCACGGCCTCGGAGCACACGTCCCTGAACGTGTCCCAGGCGGTGATGGTGTTTTTGTACGAATGCTTTGTGAAGTCGCCGGGGCCGGTGTTTCGCCCGGCCGGGCCGCCGGAATCCCGCCTGGCCACGCATGGCGAGCGCGAGACCCTCTACGTCACCCTGCAATCCACCCTCACGGACATGGATTTCCTCAAGGGTGACAATCCGGACTACTGGATGCTGCCTGTGCGCCGTTTTCTGGAGCGCACCCCCCTGCGCCGCCACGAATTCAACCTGATCATGGGCATGTGCCGGCAGGTGCAGTGGCTGCTGGGGATGAAGCAGAAGTGA
- a CDS encoding DUF456 domain-containing protein yields the protein MEAIWPSLYLILLVLSLGIIVFGLPGNWLMVALVAVWKLMNSDVAFGWGFVALIGGIALVGEGVELSLQLLTGRKHGSSKKGNIGGYVGLILGAILGAPILFGLGALPGALLGAYLGCLFMEHSQGRPWPEANRAARGVLLGSFLGIVTKFSLGVVILVLAIPRLFI from the coding sequence ATGGAAGCCATCTGGCCATCCTTGTATCTGATTCTCCTGGTGCTCTCCCTGGGCATTATCGTGTTCGGCCTGCCGGGCAACTGGCTCATGGTGGCGCTGGTGGCCGTGTGGAAGCTGATGAATTCGGATGTCGCCTTCGGCTGGGGCTTTGTGGCCCTGATTGGCGGCATCGCCCTGGTGGGCGAAGGCGTGGAGCTTTCCTTGCAGCTGCTGACTGGCCGCAAGCACGGTTCTTCCAAAAAGGGGAACATCGGCGGCTACGTGGGGCTTATTCTGGGGGCCATTCTGGGCGCGCCCATCCTGTTCGGCCTGGGGGCCCTGCCCGGGGCGCTGCTGGGGGCGTATCTGGGCTGCCTGTTCATGGAGCACAGCCAGGGCCGACCCTGGCCGGAGGCCAACCGCGCCGCCCGGGGCGTGCTGCTGGGGAGCTTTCTGGGCATCGTCACCAAGTTCAGCCTGGGCGTGGTCATCCTGGTGCTGGCCATCCCGAGGTTGTTTATCTAG